The DNA region TATCTTAAAAAAATTCCAAGATAAATTATATCTTGCAAATAATTTGATGTTTTTCTTAACCTCTAGTTTTATAGGTTATAATAAATTATGTGTAAAAATTTACACACTCTACACACAAAAACTTTTGAAAATAAGTTATCAAAGGCAACTGATAAATCTTATTTATAAATCAGCCAAGGTTTAAAAATAGAAATTACAAATAGGACCGTAACCACTATTCTTAACGCAATTTAATCTTTACTTGAAAAAGAGATTACTACTTGGCAAAGATTTTGAGTAACAAAAGCACCCTTATTTAATCAATAAAGGTGCTTTTGTTTTATTTTAATTTTAAAGAATCTCCTTTACAATTGAGCACTATTATTTCGAGCAAGAATATTTGCTTTTCATAAATCAATTTTTAAAAATTTTGTTAAAACCTTTTTAACAACATTAACATATGGTCCAGAAATAAAAATAAAGGCCATTGTCCCAAAACTAAAATTAGTAAATAAAAAATTCCACTTATCATCATTTAATGGTAGAAAAGCTCAGAAAATAAATCCCGGAATAACCATCATTACATCTAATAAAATTCGAGCAACAGGAAATTTTAATTTTGTTAATTTAATAAATGCTTCACAAATATGATTATAAGGACCATATCAAGTCTTACTATAAATTCAAATTGCTAACCCAACACAATATAATGAAAAACCACCTAAAAATAATCATGCTGCAATTCCCCCAGAACTCTCCGCTCACTGTTGAATAGCATCCGCAGAAATAATATACTTTCAATTAAAATGAATTAACAATGGTAACAACCACGCTAAAACTAAATCACCAAAAATCATAATTATAAATTTAACTCAAATTTGGCGATCTTTTGTGTTACGATATGCTTTTATGTTTACAATTAACATAAAAATAATTGTAAAAAAAATTAATACCAAATAATACATCAATAAGACTAATGCATAATGTGCAGTTAAAACCGTGTCATTTAAATGACCCGCCGTATAATTACCATACATTAATGCTAATAAAGCAAAAACCGTGAAATCAATTTGACTAGCACCCGTACTAGTTGGAGCATAAATTGCAATCCCTAATGATGTCAAATAGATTCCAACAAAAAACAAAAAACCTTGTAATAAAAAGATATGTCATAACTGTTGTCACTGTCATTTAATTTTACTAAATCATTTTTTCATAATATCCTCAATAGCTTTCTTTTTTTGGTACTTTAATTTTACTAAGCGGACAAAGAAATGCAAGGTTATTTAAAATAAAAAGGATAAAAATCTTATCCTTTTTATTCTTTATAAATAATATTATCTCGATGTCAATACTTATATTTTTTAGATTTATTAATGTTAGAAGTTCTAACTTTGGCCACAATTCATAAAACCCCATCAATATTAATAAATAAAATTGTTTTCTTACCATTATTTAATTCAAACATATGATATGTTTTATTTTGTTTATTTCATATAAATGATAAAATTTTATAAATTACATGATCAACCACATAAACTATGCCTTTAAAAAATGTTAGTAAAACTATTAAACTAAACATTAAATCTGTTAAGTAATGTGTTCTTGAAAGAATTTGCATAAACCCCATCATTGCAATATTTGCTATAAAGAAACCAAATATTAATCATTTTCATCACGTAATATTTTGTTTTCGTTTTTCATTCATGAAATATAATAAGAAACCATAAACGGGCATTGATGATGAATTCATATGACCAGAGGGAAATGCTTTATCACTTCAGTGATGAGTTCCTTCTCCCCCTTTACCTAATAAGAAATTTCAGTACTCAGCTTTAAAGCCTTGAATTTGTCATCAATCTAAATATTCGGCATTAACAATATTCGTTGGTTTGTTTGTTCAGTTATTTGGTAAGTGATCAATAACATATTGATAATCAACATGGACTCAATACGGGCGACCAAAGAAAGTTTTTAAAAGCGGATCAAAAGTAACACCAAAAAGAGCAAACACCACAAATATTTTTAACGCATCAATTCAATAATTATTAGTTAATAGATCATCTCTTTTTGCAAATTTAATTCTTAAAAAGCAAGCAATTCCACACATTAAGATAACTTCAATCCCAAGTTGAATCGTCATTACTACAATGGTATTTGTTCCATCAAGGCCAAATCAATAATCCCTTCCTCTACCACCAAAGGCTTCAAACGTTGATTGTTGATAAATCATTCTACTAATAATTAATGTAAATAAAATGATAAAGAGAACATAAACTATCATAATGATAATTTTAAAAAATTTAAATTTGGATTTAAATTTTATATTGATACTTTCTAATAATACCCCAACTCCGGCGAACATAAACGGTACTGTCATTGTATAAGCTAGTTTATCTCAAAATAAACTTAATCAACTTGCAAATCCATTATCATTTAAATCACCAATCGCCTTTGCGATTTGACGATCTCAAATACTTCCTACTATAAAAAGCGTAATAACAATAGTTAACGCAACAATTTTCAATATTTTAAAAACAAATTTAGATTTATTATTTTTATTGATGAAGGCAGAACCATCAACATAGAATTTTTCATTTGTTTTTCCCATAAAATTTACCATTTTCATAAAAATATTATACCATAGTAAAAAAAGACCCCTCCATATTTCTTGAGATTTTATCTATTTTGTTATCCCAATAGATAACTTACAAAACGCTAAATAAAAACCTTAATCATTTGTTTCTTCAAAAATAGTTTGAATATTATTTAATAAATTTCCTTTAATATAAGTTAATTCATTATCTAATAAATGACAACTTGTTTTGACATCATATCATAAAACATGATCATTAATAGTGGTTTTTCTAAAGTTAATTTTATTAATATTTTCTTTTAATAATTCTAATAGTTTAGCACTTTCAAGATGATCAATAATTAAATTAATTGCTTGTTGATTTGAAGTGAATTTATATCCTTCAAAA from Spiroplasma sp. NBRC 100390 includes:
- a CDS encoding SPE_1075/MLC_0560 family membrane protein, producing the protein MKKWFSKIKWQWQQLWHIFLLQGFLFFVGIYLTSLGIAIYAPTSTGASQIDFTVFALLALMYGNYTAGHLNDTVLTAHYALVLLMYYLVLIFFTIIFMLIVNIKAYRNTKDRQIWVKFIIMIFGDLVLAWLLPLLIHFNWKYIISADAIQQWAESSGGIAAWLFLGGFSLYCVGLAIWIYSKTWYGPYNHICEAFIKLTKLKFPVARILLDVMMVIPGFIFWAFLPLNDDKWNFLFTNFSFGTMAFIFISGPYVNVVKKVLTKFLKIDLWKANILARNNSAQL
- a CDS encoding phosphatase PAP2 family protein, translating into MKMVNFMGKTNEKFYVDGSAFINKNNKSKFVFKILKIVALTIVITLFIVGSIWDRQIAKAIGDLNDNGFASWLSLFWDKLAYTMTVPFMFAGVGVLLESINIKFKSKFKFFKIIIMIVYVLFIILFTLIISRMIYQQSTFEAFGGRGRDYWFGLDGTNTIVVMTIQLGIEVILMCGIACFLRIKFAKRDDLLTNNYWIDALKIFVVFALFGVTFDPLLKTFFGRPYWVHVDYQYVIDHLPNNWTNKPTNIVNAEYLDWWQIQGFKAEYWNFLLGKGGEGTHHWSDKAFPSGHMNSSSMPVYGFLLYFMNEKRKQNITWWKWLIFGFFIANIAMMGFMQILSRTHYLTDLMFSLIVLLTFFKGIVYVVDHVIYKILSFIWNKQNKTYHMFELNNGKKTILFINIDGVLWIVAKVRTSNINKSKKYKYWHRDNIIYKE